A stretch of DNA from Candidatus Binataceae bacterium:
TTCGTCGACTTCACCAGCCTCGTGCGCAATGCGGGCTACGAGATGGTGCAGCAGAACGCCGACAAGGGCGGCGGAGGGGTGCTGGGGGCCCTGGTCGGCAAGGGCGCGGTCGATCTGCTGGCGCAGCCGACGGCGGCGGTGTTGAAAACCTGGGCGGTGCGCCAGGTGGACGACGGCGCGCGCGACGTCCAGATGCCGGCGGCGGCGGTAGCGGGTGCGATTGTCCTGCTCCATCGCTCCGGCGACACCGCATGGACCGATTTTCGTGACAACAAGGGCCGCGAATGGAACATCCGCATGGCGCGCAAGGACGGGCGCTGGCAAATCGTCGAGGTCAAGGACGTGGAGCAGTTGCTCGAGCGGCTCGAGCGCGACGAACAGAAGCGGCTCCGTTCGCCGGAGGCACTGCCCGGCGCCACGCCGCCGGGCCTCCCCCCGCCTTCGGGTGCCCCGCCCGCCGCCCCTGCGCCGGGCGCACCGTCGAACGGCGGGTCGGCCGCGCTGTAAACCCGCGCCTGTCACATTTCTTTAGAGCCGCGCGGCGCTGTGCGGCCGCCCGCGTTTACACTACGGACCGGGGCGGGTAGACTCGTGGCAGGCGCGACCGGCGCGAAAAGCGCCCCGGCCGCGCCGTTCAATTATCAAGATCGATTCTCCGGATGCGACGCCAGGATATCCGCAACCTCGCCATCGTGGCTCACGTCGACCACGGCAAGACCACGCTGGTTGATGCGCTGCTGCGCCAGTCGGGCGTTTTCCGCGCCAACGAGCAGGTCGCCGAGCGCGTGATGGACTCCTTCGCTCTCGAGCGCGAGCGCGGCATCACGATCATGGCCAAGAATACCTCGATCGTGTGGCGCGACGTGCGCATCAATATCGTCGATACACCCGGCCATTCCGACTTCGGCGGCGAAGTCGAGCGCACGCTTGCGATGGTGGACGGCATCCTGCTGCTGGTTGACGCCTCCGAAGGGCCGCTGCCGCAGACCCGCTTCGTCTTGCGCAAAGCGCTCGAGGCCGGCCTGCCCGCAGTGCTGTGCATCAACAAGATCGACCGCGCGGACGCCAGACCGGCAGAGGTGCTCGACGAGGTTTATGACCTCTTCATTGACCTTGGCGCAACCGAGGATCAGCTCGACTTCCCCGTTCTCTATACCAACGCCCGTGCGGGAGTTGCTCTGACGAACCCTGACGCCCAGGGCGCCGACCTCGCGCCGCTTTTCGAAGCGATCATTAAGCATCTGCCGGGCCCTGAGGCCGATGCCGCGGCGCCGCTCCAGTTCCAGGCGAACAACCTCGACTACGACGACTACGTAGGCCGGCTCGCGATCGGGCGCCTGGTTGCGGGAACGCTCAACGTCGGCGCAACCTGCGCGCTGAGCCGGCTCGACGGCTCGCGCACGGCGTGCAAGCTCGCGCATCTTTACGGATGGCGCGGGCTGCGCCGGATCGAGCTGGCTGCCGCACAGGCGGGCGATATCGTGATGGTCGCCGGGATCGAGGACATCGAAATCGGCGAAACCATCACCGACCCCGAAAATCCGCGGCCGCTGCCCGCAGTGCGGGTTGACGAGCCAACGGTCGCGATGACTTTTTCGGTCAACAACGCGCCGTGGGCCGGGCGCGAAGGTCAGTTTGTCACTTCGCGCAAGCTGGGCGCCC
This window harbors:
- a CDS encoding DUF2939 domain-containing protein, which translates into the protein MLRFLWRHAIGVLIVIVIAGWALLYVPGTPSWAVFQLKQAIDARDGAAAAQFVDFTSLVRNAGYEMVQQNADKGGGGVLGALVGKGAVDLLAQPTAAVLKTWAVRQVDDGARDVQMPAAAVAGAIVLLHRSGDTAWTDFRDNKGREWNIRMARKDGRWQIVEVKDVEQLLERLERDEQKRLRSPEALPGATPPGLPPPSGAPPAAPAPGAPSNGGSAAL
- the typA gene encoding translational GTPase TypA, with translation MRRQDIRNLAIVAHVDHGKTTLVDALLRQSGVFRANEQVAERVMDSFALERERGITIMAKNTSIVWRDVRINIVDTPGHSDFGGEVERTLAMVDGILLLVDASEGPLPQTRFVLRKALEAGLPAVLCINKIDRADARPAEVLDEVYDLFIDLGATEDQLDFPVLYTNARAGVALTNPDAQGADLAPLFEAIIKHLPGPEADAAAPLQFQANNLDYDDYVGRLAIGRLVAGTLNVGATCALSRLDGSRTACKLAHLYGWRGLRRIELAAAQAGDIVMVAGIEDIEIGETITDPENPRPLPAVRVDEPTVAMTFSVNNAPWAGREGQFVTSRKLGARIEAEARRNVSIRVELASADSWRVMGRGELQLAVIVETMRREGYELQVSKPTVVTRTEGGAVLEPMEFLVVDIPEGHIGLVTQLLSARKGRMRTMTTHQSGRVRLEYDIPARGLIGFRGRFLADTRGTGVMHSVFNGYAPWCGAIRSRQNGAMISDREGTATPYAIFHLQERGVFFIGAGEPVYEGMIVGEHARETNLPVNVCREKKLTNIRAAGHDEAIRLSPPRVMTLDAALEWIDEEELVEVTPRSVRLRNRILKTALRSKHRAGWMENASGAAEAAEGK